A single region of the Ptychodera flava strain L36383 chromosome 9, AS_Pfla_20210202, whole genome shotgun sequence genome encodes:
- the LOC139139736 gene encoding ephrin-B1-like, whose translation MIWPWWCPLLLTLLTCAWTVYSEELDPIVWTSSNPIFRRGMRFIAQVRIEDTIDIVCPQTPNTSTPKPDDYHIYLVDREDYVKCDSRSGQRLLTCDEPHLETKFTFLFAQLSPIPNDFVFEPCRDYHLISTNNVTGDIDNRVGGVCKTNNMKLIIRVSCSVPTYTVATPEKTTPLPTTRKTIQKTETIKTTKLSYAHKTPSSMNSASSIDRNSMLLIRTVLLAQMLWLIL comes from the exons ATGATATGGCCGTGGTGGTGTCCATTACTTTTAACACTTTTAACTTGTGCTTGGACAGTTTACTCCGAAGAATTGGACCCGATTGTCTGGACTTCATCCAATCCTAT ATTTCGCCGGGGAATGCGTTTTATCGCTCAAGTTAGAATTGAAGATACAATTGACATTGTGTGTCCGCAAACTCCAAACACTTCGACACCAAAGCCAGACGACTATCACATATATCTGGTGGACAGAGAAGACTATGTCAAATGCGATTCCAGATCGGGTCAACGACTGCTTACTTGTGACGAACCTCATCTGgaaacaaaatttactttcCTATTCGCCCAACTTAGTCCCATTCCAAATGACTTCGTCTTTGAACCCTGTCGTGACTATCATCTCATCT CTACTAACAACGTGACTGGAGATATCGACAACCGTGTTGGTGGAGTttgtaaaacaaataatatgaaactCATAATTCGAGTTTCCTGTTCAG TGCCGACGTATACTGTTGCCACTCCGGAGAAAACAACACCATTGCCGACAACGAGGAAAACCATTCAAAAAACAGAGACCATCAAAACAACAAAGCTTTCATATGCACACAAAACACCTTCAAGTATGAACAGCGCCTCAAGTATTGACCGTAACTCAATGCTTTTAATTCGAACAGTTTTGTTAGCACAAATGCTTTGGCtaattctctga